GGATCTGCCGGCCCGTATAGAACGGGTGGCTGGCACTGGAGATCTCGACGCGCACCATCGGGTAGGTGTTGCCGTCCTCCCACTCGATGGTCTCGCTCGTCTCGATCGTCGACCGGGTGAGGAACTTGAAGTCCGACGACGAGTCGACGAACACGACCTCGCGGTACTGGGGATGGATGCCTTGCTTCACGGTTCTTTCGCTCCTGGGGGCGGTGATCGTAGCGACGCTGCGTCAGCCGCCGGTCGACTTGGCGATATCGGCGAGGAACTCGGCGTTGCTCTTGGTGGCCTTGAGCCGGTCGATGAGCAATTCCAGGCCCGCCGCCGGTTCCGGCAGGGCGAGCAGCACCCGGCGCAGCTTCCACACCTGGGCCAGCTCGTCGGGCGAGAACAGCAGCTCTTCCTTGCGGGTACCCGATGCCTCGATGTCGATGGCCGGGTAGACCCGCTTGTCGGCGAGGCGACGGTCCAGGCGCAACTCCATGTTGCCGGTGCCCTTGAACTCCTCGAGGATGACCTCCTCCATGCGGGAGCCGGTCTCGATGAGCGCCGAGCCCAGGATGGTGAGGCTGCCGCCCTCTTCGATGTTGCGGGCCGCACCGAAGAACCGCTTCGGCGGGTACAACGCCGTCGAGTCGACACCACCCGACAGGATCCGGCCCGAGGCCGGCGCCGCCAGGTTGTAGGCACGGGCGAGGCGGGTGATCGAGTCGAGCAGGATGACCACGTCCTGGCCCTGCTCCACGAGGCGCTTGGCCCGCTCGATGGCCAGTTCGGCCACCTGGGTGTGCTCCTCGGCGGGGCGGTCGAAGGTCGAGTA
This genomic window from Acidimicrobiia bacterium contains:
- a CDS encoding type B 50S ribosomal protein L31 translates to MKQGIHPQYREVVFVDSSSDFKFLTRSTIETSETIEWEDGNTYPMVRVEISSASHPFYTGRQILVDTGGRVERFRKRYGRESFTTKEGSETES